One window from the genome of Diabrotica virgifera virgifera chromosome 6, PGI_DIABVI_V3a encodes:
- the LOC126886736 gene encoding uncharacterized protein LOC126886736, which yields MALKESSYLDQLRISSPEAADRYLDKIKQLNCDPYALSEVDFDYGLTYVPPIASMDILTYIVFTHSFYTHEQMRAYKSLAAYKYFKSGFVEKVGFKVINDLVLLIGKVQHSMRARETKLRVWIIAETGGSICTAHCTCMAGLGEVCSHVTAVLYAAEHAAYLKQQKNEKNVACTDVKSTWPVPTQSGTHPIEAASLDWGKVIEEKNYKEIPPMDDSEMLDLLQELQNSNCDAVLMRHVEPFASQLSDENNEKVSIPVLFNVYHKKYEKMPLDDLIQLGMKCKMEVTQNIRREIEDKTQDQRKCAEWYRQRTGRVTASIFKDVCRTNVEKPSLSLIKSICYPRKISTRAIRWGINHEQLAIDAYKKETSRNHRDFIVNTIGLVVCMKWPQLGASPDGFVYCDCCAAGTLEVKCPFSLRENGNLQEYASRKDSCLECDKTGTVKMNKKHKYYYQVQAQIFICKLNYCDFVVWCPNFIFIERVLPDIKFWEEIKDKVLNFHAKVIMPELLGRYYTSRVPGGNITKWCFCNNVDGGQPMVQCSYENCNIFWFHIGCVNLLEKPKTRWTCSICNQKLFHDYAT from the exons ATGGCTTTAAAAGAAAGTTCGTATTTGGACCAACTAAGAATAAGCTCTCCTGAAGCCGCAGATAGATATTTGGACAAAATCAAACAACTTAACTGTGATCCATATGCTCTAAGTGAAGTCGATTTTGATTATGGACTTACCTATGTGCCACCAATAGCTTCCATGGACATTCTGACCTATATTGTTTTTACTCACAGCTTTTATACCCATGAACAAATGAGAGCTTATAAAAGTTTAGCAGCTTACAAATATTTCAAGTCTGGCTTTGTAGAAAAAGtgggttttaaagttattaatgaTCTGGTGCTTTTAATAGGCAAG gtgCAGCATTCAATGAGAGCTAGAGAAACCAAATTAAGAGTTTGGATTATCGCTGAAACAGGTGGTAGTATTTGTACTGCGCATTGTACTTGCATGGCAGGTCTTGGGGAAGTATGTAGCCATGTTACAGCAGTTTTGTACGCTGCAGAGCATGCAGCATATTTGAAGCAgcagaaaaatgaaaagaatgtAGCGTGTACAGATGTCAAATCAACTTGGCCAGTTCCAACGCAAAGTGGTACACATCCAATAGAAGCTGCTTCACTAGACTGGGGGAAAGtgatagaagaaaaaaattataaggaAATTCCTCCAATGGATGATAGCGAAATGTTGGACTTGCTGCAAGAATTgcaaaattccaattgtgacgCTGTTTTGATGAGGCATGTAGAGCCATTTGCGTCACAACTGTcagatgaaaataatgaaaaagttagtaTACCAGTCCTTTTTAATGTGTaccataaaaaatatgaaaaaatgccTCTAGATGATCTCATTCAACTAGGTATGAAATGTAAAATGGAGGTAACCCAGAATATACGAAGAGAAATAGAAGATAAGACACAGGACCAAAGGAAATGTGCAGAGTGGTATAGACAAAGGACTGGTAGAGTAACAGCTTCAATTTTTAAAGATGTCTGTAGAACCAATGTGGAGAAACCATCCCTATCTTTGATCAAATCAATATGTTACCCTCGCAAAATTTCTACAAGGGCAATAAGATGGGGGATAAATCACGAACAGCTGGCAATTGATGCTTATAAAAAAGAAACTAGCAGGAATCATAGAGACTTTATAGTGAATACAATTGGCTTGGTAGTGTGCATGAAATGGCCTCAGTTAGGTGCCTCACCTGATGGATTTGTGTATTGTGACTGTTGTGCTGCGGGTACCTTAGAAGTAAAGTGTCCATTTTCTCTTCGAGAAAATGGAAATTTACAGGAGTATGCAAGTCGAAAGGACTCCTGTCTTGAATGTGATAAAACTGGTAcagtaaaaatgaataaaaaacataagTACTATTACCAGGTGCAAGcacaaatatttatttgtaaactTAATTATTGTGACTTTGTTGTCTGGTGTCCTAATTTTATATTTATCGAAAGAGTTTTACCAGACATAAAATTTTGGGAAGAAATTAAAGATAAAGTcctaaattttcatgcaaaagtAATTATGCCTGAACTTTTAGGACGTTATTACACTTCCAGAGTACCAGGTGGCAATATAACAAAGTGGTGTTTTTGCAATAATGTCGATGGTGGCCAACCTATGGTTCAATGCTCATATGAGAATTGTAATATTTTCTGGTTCCATATTGGGTGTGTAAATTTATTAGAAAAACCCAAAACTAGGTGGACATGTTCAATATGCAACCAGAAACTATTTCATGATTATGCCACATAA
- the LOC126886738 gene encoding uncharacterized protein LOC126886738, with amino-acid sequence MPLTCIVVNCGSRWKRDKVSFFAIPKPLKFKHAIHLNELTVKRRKKWIRAIGRADLTESKLKYQKVCSKHFIQGQPAKLEDVNDPDWIPTQNMGYSRGPVKRKQDLERLERVKKRSSTKVSQEDNDTFIENENNTVSESNTTAMYEDSTGTETQTELTSDDIEQMAQQLKFANKKIDELTRRINKTILSFESLETDNPKCLYYTGLNFSVLKSVFDRIKPFIPSSSVTVLDPSQQYLLTLMKMRLNLDFKYLAYQFGISQSTCSTYFNTIISIMYQRFKNSIKWPDREIIKKNMPSCFREVFHDKTTIIIDCFEVFIQKPASYLTQQQTWSNYKHHNTVKFLIGITPQGCISYISKAWGGRTSDKQIVELSGFLDKIEPQDIVIADRGFLIKEFLDVLQAKLVIPAFTKGKKQLLPLELEETRNIAQVRIHVERVIGSIKNKFNIFSEPLPISMLTHVTDGINIVDKIIFIACVLINLCPPIVPI; translated from the exons ATGCCACTAACATGTAttgtagtgaactgtggaagcaGGTGGAAAAGGGATAAAGTATCTTTTTTTGCTATTCCCAAACCACTGAAGTTTAAACATGCTATCCACTTGAATGAATTAACTGTTAAACGCAGAAAAAAATGGATAAGGGCCATAGGAAGAGCAGACCTGACAGaatcaaaattaaaatatcaaaaagtgTGTTCCAAACATTTTATTCAAG gACAACCTGCAAAACTTGAAGATGTAAATGATCCTGATTGGATACCAACCCAAAATATGGGTTACTCTAGGGGACCTGTAAAACGAAAGCAGGACCTTGAAAGACTGGAAAGAGTAAAGAAAAGATCTTCCACAAAGGTTTCACAAGAGGACAATGATACATTTATTGAG aatgaaaacaatacagTAAGTGAAAGTAACACTACAGCAATGTATGAAGACAGTACTGGAACCGAAACTCAAACTGAGTTAACCTCAGATGATATTGAACAGATGGCTCAACAATTAAAATttgcaaataaaaaaattgacgagTTGACTCGCAGAATTAATAAGACCATTTTAAGTTTCGAGTCACTAGAAACGGACAATCCGAAATGTTTATATTATACCGGtttaaatttttctgttttgAAGTCAGTATTTGACAGAATTAAACCATTTATTCCATCATCCTCAGTAACTGTTTTAGATCCCTCTCAACAATATTTGTTGACATTGATGAAAATGAGACTTAATCTAGATTTTAAATATTTGGCCTACCAATTTGGCATTTCTCAATCAACATGTTCCACCTATTTTAATACCATCATCTCAATAATGTATCAAAGATTTAAAAATAGCATAAAATGGCCAGATcgggaaattattaaaaaaaacatgccTTCTTGCTTTAGAGAAGTCTTTCATGATAAGACCACAATTATCATTGATTGCTTTGAGGTGTTTATCCAAAAACCAGCTAGTTATTTAACCCAGCAGCAAACATGGTCAAACTATAAACATCATAACACAGTTAAATTCCTTATTGGAATTACTCCCCAAGGCTGTATTTCATATATCAGTAAAGCATGGGGAGGAAGAACATCAGATAAACAAATAGTAGAGCTCTCTGgttttttggataaaatagaaCCCCAAGATATTGTGATAGCAGATCgaggttttttaataaaagaatttttaGATGTGTTACAAGCAAAGCTAGTAATTCCAGCTTTTACCAAGGGGAAAAAACAATTGCTTCCACTAGAGCTggaagaaactagaaacattgcACAGGTTAGAATCCACGTAGAAAGAGTTATTGgctccattaaaaataaatttaatattttttcagagCCACTTCCGATTTCTATGTTAACCCATGTTACTGATGGTATAAATATAGTTGATAAGATAATTTTTATAGCATgtgttttgattaatttatgcCCTCCTATTGTtccaatttaa